One region of Wyeomyia smithii strain HCP4-BCI-WySm-NY-G18 chromosome 3, ASM2978416v1, whole genome shotgun sequence genomic DNA includes:
- the LOC129731269 gene encoding histone deacetylase complex subunit SAP18, whose protein sequence is MAGLESMIVEDKTQPQKAVDREKTCPLLLRVFCSTGRHHSASEYNHGNVPSNELQIYTWMDATLRELTTLVRDVNPETRRKGTYFDFAIVSPDRGSQYRMREIGVTCSGQKGADDGKTLFHAKFNIGDYMDINITPPNRMPPPLRRPRHY, encoded by the exons ATGGCCGGACTAGAATCGATGATTGTTGAAGATAAAACTCAACCCCAGAAAGCAGTTGACCGTGAgaag acATGCCCATTGTTACTGCGAGTGTTTTGCTCAACCGGTCGGCATCATTCAGCCAGCGAGTACAATCACGGAAATGTTCCTTCCAATGAACTGCAGATTTATACTTGGATGGACGCCACGCTGCGGGAGCTGACAACTTTAGTCCGTGATGTGAATCCGGAAACTCGACGCAAAGGTACGTACTTTGATTTCGCCATAGTTTCACCTGATCGCGGTTCTCAGTACCGAATGCGTGAAATCGGAGTTACCTGCTCCGGTCAAAAGGGTGCGGATGATGGAAAAACCCTGTTTCATGCTAAGTTCAATATTGGAGATTATATGGATATCAATATCACTCCACCAAATCGTATGCCGCCGCCGTTGAGACGGCCTCGTCATTACTAG
- the LOC129731268 gene encoding uncharacterized protein LOC129731268 isoform X1 produces MGKFILIRVPRALVAVNKYDWMSCIISIEPDNANRQRRHDMQNMNKMNRKRSSFANKLLMATMFADGAPIRQQIPLAGLLSLTGAQYGPQPPRINIPGAVPIPIVRGVPIREERVLSHHQVPVLRVRRPGSIRPNQIPNAIQISTPKFLEPAHKPVTEEREEHENSQPFIPIIHTSPAPQQHSIPEELDEREIQQNILSRFNSQDNRPAPIPRAQIPERFFSTDKEVLPNAQRFNVPSERPSAPVPAPKQYRPAQQQVISRPAPVRHQQHLDDENRPHNSRQHSDNERRRKPVAQILRKWREEHEDGSITWGFENDDGSFKEETIGIDCVTRGRYGYVDPDGEKREYSYETGILCDPNKRDEEDEEELEDEIQLRNNAGKTKRPAQGQFNRN; encoded by the exons ATGGGAAAATTCATTTTAATTCG CGTGCCCCGCGCTCTAGTTGCGGTGAATAAATACGACTGGATGAGTTGCATAATT TCCATCGAACCGGATAATGCAAATCGACAACGTCGACACGACATGCAAAACATGAATAAAATGAATAGAAAGCGATCTTCATTTGCCAATAAACTGCTCATGGCTACAATGTTTGCCGACGGAGCACCAATCCGGCAACAG ATCCCTCTCGCAGGGCTTTTATCGTTGACCGGTGCACAATATGGACCTCAACCGCCCCGAATCAACATCCCCGGTGCCGTTCCGATACCCATAGTACGTGGTGTGCCGATCCGTGAAGAACGAGTGCTTTCCCACCACCAGGTCCCAGTGCTGCGAGTACGCCGGCCGGGTTCGATCCGTCCAAACCAGATTCCAAATGCGATTCAAATTTCAACCCCTAAGTTTCTCGAGCCGGCGCATAAACCCGTCACCGAAGAACGCGAAGAGCACGAAAACTCCCAACCATTTATTCCAATCATCCATACCTCTCCTGCTCCCCAACAGCACTCCATACCCGAAGAATTAGACGAACGTGAAATTCAACAAAACATCCTTTCCCGATTCAACTCACAGGACAACCGACCTGCCCCCATTCCACGGGCCCAAATTCCAGAGCGATTCTTTTCAACGGACAAGGAGGTATTACCTAATGCGCAGCGATTCAACGTACCATCCGAGCGCCCATCCGCACCAGTTCCAGCTCCAAAGCAGTACCGTCCAGCCCAGCAACAAGTCATCTCAAGGCCCGCCCCAGTCCGCCACCAGCAGCATTTAGATGATGAAAATCGACCGCACAACAGCCGACAGCACTCCGATAACGAACGCCGACGCAAGCCAGTTGCCCAAATTTTGCGTAAGTGGCGTGAGGAACACGAGGATGGTTCTATCACGTGGGGCTTTGAAAACGACGACGGTTCTTTCAAAGAGGAAACCATCGGCATCGATTGTGTTACTCG tggACGCTATGGTTATGTTGATCCCGACGGTGAAAAACGTGAATACAGTTATGAGACTGGCATCCTGTGCGACCCTAATAAGCGCGACGAAGAGGATGAAGAGGAGTTGGAAGATGAAATACAGCTCAGGAACAATGCCGGCAAAACAAAGCGGCCGGCCCAGGGCCAGTTTAATAGAAACTAA
- the LOC129731268 gene encoding uncharacterized protein LOC129731268 isoform X2 translates to MKHTLLLIPLAGLLSLTGAQYGPQPPRINIPGAVPIPIVRGVPIREERVLSHHQVPVLRVRRPGSIRPNQIPNAIQISTPKFLEPAHKPVTEEREEHENSQPFIPIIHTSPAPQQHSIPEELDEREIQQNILSRFNSQDNRPAPIPRAQIPERFFSTDKEVLPNAQRFNVPSERPSAPVPAPKQYRPAQQQVISRPAPVRHQQHLDDENRPHNSRQHSDNERRRKPVAQILRKWREEHEDGSITWGFENDDGSFKEETIGIDCVTRGRYGYVDPDGEKREYSYETGILCDPNKRDEEDEEELEDEIQLRNNAGKTKRPAQGQFNRN, encoded by the exons ATCCCTCTCGCAGGGCTTTTATCGTTGACCGGTGCACAATATGGACCTCAACCGCCCCGAATCAACATCCCCGGTGCCGTTCCGATACCCATAGTACGTGGTGTGCCGATCCGTGAAGAACGAGTGCTTTCCCACCACCAGGTCCCAGTGCTGCGAGTACGCCGGCCGGGTTCGATCCGTCCAAACCAGATTCCAAATGCGATTCAAATTTCAACCCCTAAGTTTCTCGAGCCGGCGCATAAACCCGTCACCGAAGAACGCGAAGAGCACGAAAACTCCCAACCATTTATTCCAATCATCCATACCTCTCCTGCTCCCCAACAGCACTCCATACCCGAAGAATTAGACGAACGTGAAATTCAACAAAACATCCTTTCCCGATTCAACTCACAGGACAACCGACCTGCCCCCATTCCACGGGCCCAAATTCCAGAGCGATTCTTTTCAACGGACAAGGAGGTATTACCTAATGCGCAGCGATTCAACGTACCATCCGAGCGCCCATCCGCACCAGTTCCAGCTCCAAAGCAGTACCGTCCAGCCCAGCAACAAGTCATCTCAAGGCCCGCCCCAGTCCGCCACCAGCAGCATTTAGATGATGAAAATCGACCGCACAACAGCCGACAGCACTCCGATAACGAACGCCGACGCAAGCCAGTTGCCCAAATTTTGCGTAAGTGGCGTGAGGAACACGAGGATGGTTCTATCACGTGGGGCTTTGAAAACGACGACGGTTCTTTCAAAGAGGAAACCATCGGCATCGATTGTGTTACTCG tggACGCTATGGTTATGTTGATCCCGACGGTGAAAAACGTGAATACAGTTATGAGACTGGCATCCTGTGCGACCCTAATAAGCGCGACGAAGAGGATGAAGAGGAGTTGGAAGATGAAATACAGCTCAGGAACAATGCCGGCAAAACAAAGCGGCCGGCCCAGGGCCAGTTTAATAGAAACTAA